GATGATCAGCCCGTACGGATAACCGAAAAGCGGATGAAGTAATGGAACGTAGCGGTTTTGCCGGCAGGATTGCCGGAACAATGATCGATTCCCCTCTTGTTCCCATTATCCTCATCGCTGCTTTGATCATGGGGGGGGCCGGTCTCCTGATTACCCCGCGCGAAGACCGTCCGGAAATCGAGATTCCCACAGCTGTTATCATTGTCGCGTTTCCCGGTGCGGGACCGGAAAAAATCGATGAACTCGTTGCCCGTCCGGTTTCATCCTGGGCAATGCAACTCGAGCGGGTGGAGGAAGTCACAAGCGTGGCTTCAAATGATGCGGCCCTGATGACTGTGGAGTTCGAGCCAGGGGTCAGCGATGCGGAAGCATACAGTGAACTGGCCGATGTTCTTGCCGCCAACACTGACAGGTTGCCCGCAGGGGTCCAATCTCCGGCAGTACGGACGGTTGGGGATGAGCAGCTTACCACTCTCATGGTTACCTTCTCCGCCCCGGATCTTTCCGGTTTTGATCTGCGGCGGATTGCCGAGGAAACAGCAGTGCGCCTGGAGAAAGTGCCGGGAGTCAGAACAATTGATTGTTACGGAAGCCAATCGCGCAGAATAGAGGTCCGGCCCGATCCCCGGGCCCTTGCAGCTTACGGCATCCCGCTTACAAAGGTCGTGGAGGCCATCAAGGCTTCCAATCTCCGGCTTCCCTCCGACCAAATGCGCGGCAGGAAAACCATGGACGTGGAGGCAGGCGCATTGCTCCGGTCCGTGGATGATATCGCCGGTATTCCGGTTGGGTCAGGCCCGGCAGGAATTGTATATCTCGATGAGGTCGCCGCAATCTCTGACGGTCCCGGGCCTGCGGAATCCCATGTTATTTTTCGGCAGAGCCAGTCGTCTTTTGAAAGCCCGGCGGTAAGCCTTTCGGTAACAAGCGTGCCTGAAAAAAACATCAGTGATATCAATAAGGTGATCATAGACAGGATTGAGCAGCTGCGGGGCGTTGTTATCCCGTCTGAGGTAAACGTCCATATCGGCTATGATGCCGGGCGCATGGCTACCGAGCAGGTCAGAAGCGTGCTGCAGAATCTTCTTACCGGAACGGTTATTGTTATTTTTATTATCCTGATAGGGCTCGGCCTGCGCTCGGCCATAACCATTTCACTTGTGATTCCGGCAACGCTGTCCTTTGTGCCGTTTGCCTATTATTTCATGGGATTTACGCTCAATCCGGTTTCTCTCGCGGCCATGATAATGGCCATCGGCATCATATCCGATGACAGCGTGATCATGCTGGAAAACACTGCGCGGCATTTCCGGCAAGCCGGGGAGCGCTCGAAAAAGTTGACAATTCAGTCGATCGACGAGGTCGGCAATCCAACCATCCTTGCCGTGGTGCTGATAATCGCCACCATTTTGCCCACGGCGTTTCTTTCCGGGGAAATGGGGCAATTTGTGCGGGCTATACCCGTTGGCACCGCAATTGCCGTATTTGCCTCACTTATCCTTGCGCTTACCGTGATACCGTTTCTCGCCTTTCGCCTGCTGCCGGCCGGAAATACGGGAAAGAATTGTGCAAAAAAGCCGAATTTATCAGCAGATGAATTTTCAGACGGAAAAGCGGACGATAAAAGTACGGAACCACCCTCCGGCTCGCTGGCTGAAACGTACCGGGCAATACTGCGGCCCTTTATGAAGCACCCGATTCTTCGGTGGGCGCTTTATGCGCTCATGGTGCTGCTGTTTGTCGGGCAGCTGAGTCTGGTGTATTTCAGGGCTGTTCAAATCGGATTCACCCCCCTGCTGGACCGCGAGGTTTTTGTTGTGGATCTGCGGCTGCCGGCCGGCACCCCCCTGGAAACAACCCTTAAGGCCACTTCTGATATCGGCCGCAGGCTTTACAAAAAAACTGAAGTGGAAGCTTACACGGTATTTGCCGGAATCCAGGGACCCCAATTATATCCATGGCCCGAGCCCATGGAGGTCACCCCTGTATCCACCCATCAGGCTTATATTTATGTTCACCTTTGCCACGAAGATAAACGAAAGCGCGACAGCCATGAAATCGGGAAAAACTTGTACAATGAACTCAAGCCGGTCATAGATCGCCATGATGCAAGAATAGTGGTACGCCAGCTGCCGTCCGGGCCAGCAAACAAAGAGGATATGCACGCTGAAATCTACGCTCCGTCCGATCAGGGGCGCTTCGAACTGGCCGGCAGGGTTTGGGACCTGATGGCACAGCACCCGGCAACAACCAGTGTCAGGCGCTCTCCGGAAGAACCGTGCCCGCGTCTGAGTCTTACAGTGGACCGTACAAGTGCATCCGCCCGGGGCATTTTCCCGGCAGAAGTGGCACAGGCGGTTCACGTTGCCTTGACCGGAACCGTTGCCGCAGAAATGCATATACCGGACCAGCGCCATCCGGTACCCGTTATTGTCCGTTTGCCGCCTGAAAAAAGGGAGCTTATCTATCATTTGGATGGACTGTATCTCAAGAGCCGGGCAAACGAAAACATGGTTTCCATGGCAGATCTTGTCGAAATCAAGGAAACCGGCCGGACACCGGACAGGTACCGGAAAAACGGACTTCCCGTTGTTTATGTGGGCGCAAAGCTGGATCGGAATGTAAATGAACCCTATGCTGCTCAGCGGGATATAAGCGGGCGCCTGGCCGAAACCGGCCCGGCCCCGGCTGTCAACTGGTTCAGCCAGCCCGAAAATTCGGAAAATGAAACG
The Desulfosalsimonas propionicica DNA segment above includes these coding regions:
- a CDS encoding efflux RND transporter permease subunit; amino-acid sequence: MERSGFAGRIAGTMIDSPLVPIILIAALIMGGAGLLITPREDRPEIEIPTAVIIVAFPGAGPEKIDELVARPVSSWAMQLERVEEVTSVASNDAALMTVEFEPGVSDAEAYSELADVLAANTDRLPAGVQSPAVRTVGDEQLTTLMVTFSAPDLSGFDLRRIAEETAVRLEKVPGVRTIDCYGSQSRRIEVRPDPRALAAYGIPLTKVVEAIKASNLRLPSDQMRGRKTMDVEAGALLRSVDDIAGIPVGSGPAGIVYLDEVAAISDGPGPAESHVIFRQSQSSFESPAVSLSVTSVPEKNISDINKVIIDRIEQLRGVVIPSEVNVHIGYDAGRMATEQVRSVLQNLLTGTVIVIFIILIGLGLRSAITISLVIPATLSFVPFAYYFMGFTLNPVSLAAMIMAIGIISDDSVIMLENTARHFRQAGERSKKLTIQSIDEVGNPTILAVVLIIATILPTAFLSGEMGQFVRAIPVGTAIAVFASLILALTVIPFLAFRLLPAGNTGKNCAKKPNLSADEFSDGKADDKSTEPPSGSLAETYRAILRPFMKHPILRWALYALMVLLFVGQLSLVYFRAVQIGFTPLLDREVFVVDLRLPAGTPLETTLKATSDIGRRLYKKTEVEAYTVFAGIQGPQLYPWPEPMEVTPVSTHQAYIYVHLCHEDKRKRDSHEIGKNLYNELKPVIDRHDARIVVRQLPSGPANKEDMHAEIYAPSDQGRFELAGRVWDLMAQHPATTSVRRSPEEPCPRLSLTVDRTSASARGIFPAEVAQAVHVALTGTVAAEMHIPDQRHPVPVIVRLPPEKRELIYHLDGLYLKSRANENMVSMADLVEIKETGRTPDRYRKNGLPVVYVGAKLDRNVNEPYAAQRDISGRLAETGPAPAVNWFSQPENSENETLHWAGEWELTRQTYGDLGAAGIVAIALIYCILAAWFGSYGVPLLIMMPIPLVLIGVIPAHWLWGQNLTGIGIMGVITLAGIVTRNSVLLVDFIRQNRKSGVSLENAVINAGALRTRPIVLTASTVMLGSGVLIFEPALEPLGLTLASGVLVATLLTLLLIPVLYYHCYSNKSSRNP